The Aurantiacibacter gangjinensis genome includes a region encoding these proteins:
- the plsX gene encoding phosphate acyltransferase PlsX, with translation MSLPRIAIDAMGGDHGVRTMVEGAAIARRAHDKFKFLLVGDETRIKAALDEHPAMRGASEILHCEDVVAGDEKPSRAIRRAKTTSMGLAINAVKEGDCGAAVSAGNTGALMAMSKLALRTMPGIDRPALAGLMPTLEEHDVVMLDLGANTDCDARNLVQFAIMGAAYSRIIYDYDAPRVRLLNIGTEDIKGTDTLRDAASALQNATGLDMQFDGFVESDKINRGEVDVVVTDGFSGNIALKAIEGTARFVTDLLKTAFTSSLRSKIGFLVSRPATELLRHHLDPNNHNGGVFLGLNGVIVKSHGSANAKGVANAVAVSARLLENDITRRIAADLSELGEDMLKERASSNGNGNGDGAK, from the coding sequence ATGAGCCTGCCCAGGATCGCGATCGATGCGATGGGCGGGGACCATGGCGTGCGTACCATGGTCGAAGGCGCCGCGATTGCGCGGCGTGCCCACGACAAATTCAAATTCCTGCTGGTGGGCGACGAGACGCGGATCAAGGCCGCGCTCGACGAGCATCCCGCCATGCGCGGCGCGTCCGAAATTCTGCATTGCGAGGATGTGGTGGCAGGCGATGAAAAGCCCAGCCGCGCGATTCGCCGTGCCAAGACCACCAGCATGGGCCTCGCCATCAACGCCGTGAAAGAGGGCGATTGCGGCGCGGCCGTATCGGCCGGCAATACCGGCGCGCTGATGGCCATGAGCAAGCTGGCGCTACGCACCATGCCGGGGATCGACCGGCCCGCGCTCGCCGGTCTGATGCCCACGCTGGAAGAGCACGATGTCGTCATGCTCGACCTTGGCGCCAATACCGATTGCGATGCCCGCAACCTGGTGCAGTTCGCCATCATGGGCGCTGCCTATTCGCGCATCATCTACGATTACGATGCACCCCGCGTGCGCCTGCTGAATATCGGCACGGAAGATATCAAGGGCACCGATACGCTGCGCGATGCCGCCTCTGCGCTGCAGAACGCCACCGGTCTGGATATGCAATTCGATGGTTTCGTGGAAAGTGACAAGATCAATCGCGGCGAAGTCGATGTCGTGGTGACGGACGGCTTTTCCGGCAATATCGCGCTGAAAGCGATCGAAGGGACGGCGCGCTTCGTGACCGACCTTTTGAAAACCGCCTTTACCAGTTCGCTGCGATCCAAGATCGGCTTCCTCGTCAGTCGGCCCGCTACCGAACTTCTGCGACACCACCTCGACCCGAACAACCATAATGGCGGGGTCTTCCTCGGCCTCAATGGCGTGATCGTGAAATCGCATGGCAGCGCCAACGCCAAGGGCGTGGCAAATGCCGTGGCGGTGTCGGCGCGCCTGCTCGAAAACGACATTACCCGCCGCATTGCCGCCGACCTTTCCGAACTGGGTGAAGACATGCTCAAAGAGCGCGCCTCTTCAAACGGCAACGGCAATGGAGACGGAGCCAAGTGA
- the rpmF gene encoding 50S ribosomal protein L32, which yields MAVPKRKVSPHRRGNRRAHDSLKVEAFHECSNCGELKRPHMLCNACGHYNGRQVIEPKGGL from the coding sequence ATGGCTGTCCCTAAGAGAAAAGTATCGCCGCATCGTCGTGGCAACCGACGCGCCCATGATTCGCTGAAGGTGGAAGCCTTTCACGAATGCTCCAACTGCGGCGAGCTGAAGCGTCCGCACATGCTCTGCAACGCCTGTGGCCACTATAATGGTCGCCAGGTGATCGAGCCCAAGGGCGGTCTTTAA
- a CDS encoding MAPEG family protein, which produces MMIDLHISLLSIALAAFINMWLGIRCSQLRISDKVLHGDGGNAALAKRMRAHANFVEYTPLAMVLVLALDMTDHHGWVLALSALAFLIARVLHAFGMDLDRPNKLRMIGVLVTWLCYALWIGWAVIAALGYAR; this is translated from the coding sequence ATGATGATCGACCTGCACATTTCACTGCTCAGCATCGCGCTGGCGGCATTCATCAATATGTGGCTGGGCATCAGGTGCAGCCAGCTGCGCATCAGCGACAAGGTGCTGCATGGCGATGGCGGCAATGCCGCGCTCGCCAAGCGAATGCGCGCCCATGCCAATTTCGTGGAATATACCCCGCTTGCCATGGTGCTGGTGCTGGCGCTGGACATGACGGACCATCACGGCTGGGTGCTGGCCCTTTCCGCCCTCGCCTTTCTGATAGCGCGCGTGCTGCACGCCTTCGGGATGGATCTGGACCGGCCGAACAAGCTGCGCATGATCGGGGTGCTGGTCACGTGGCTTTGCTACGCCCTGTGGATAGGCTGGGCCGTGATCGCGGCGCTTGGATATGCGCGCTAG
- a CDS encoding MBL fold metallo-hydrolase, whose protein sequence is MTSASPIRAAIVPVTPFQQNCSLVWCTKTMRGVLVDPGGELEKLKAAVAKAGVTLEKILLTHGHADHCGQAGMLAKELGLPIEGPHEADRFWISRLNDDGPRFGMECEVFEPTRWLEDGDTVSFGEVEMEVLHCPGHTPGHVVFFHRGANFAFVGDVLFQGSIGRTDFPMSNHQDLLDAITQKLWPLGDGVTFVPGHGSTSTFGNERASNPFVGDAAMAK, encoded by the coding sequence ATGACTTCCGCTTCCCCCATTCGCGCCGCCATCGTGCCTGTTACGCCCTTCCAGCAGAATTGCTCGCTGGTCTGGTGCACCAAGACTATGCGCGGGGTGCTGGTCGATCCCGGCGGAGAGCTGGAAAAGCTCAAAGCCGCTGTCGCCAAGGCGGGCGTGACGCTGGAAAAAATCCTGCTCACTCACGGCCATGCTGATCACTGCGGGCAGGCGGGAATGCTGGCGAAAGAGCTAGGCCTGCCGATCGAAGGCCCGCACGAAGCTGATCGATTCTGGATCAGCCGTCTTAACGATGACGGCCCGCGCTTCGGCATGGAATGCGAGGTGTTCGAGCCGACGCGCTGGCTGGAGGATGGCGACACCGTCAGCTTCGGCGAAGTCGAGATGGAGGTGTTGCACTGTCCCGGCCACACGCCCGGCCATGTCGTATTCTTCCACCGCGGCGCGAACTTCGCTTTCGTCGGCGATGTGCTGTTCCAGGGAAGCATCGGCCGCACCGATTTCCCGATGAGCAACCATCAAGACCTGCTGGATGCCATCACGCAAAAGCTCTGGCCGCTGGGCGACGGGGTGACGTTTGTTCCCGGCCACGGCTCCACCAGCACCTTCGGCAATGAACGCGCCAGCAATCCGTTCGTCGGTGATGCGGCTATGGCGAAGTAG
- a CDS encoding LexA family transcriptional regulator, producing the protein MDARETLVEAAKARGSSLAALSRMIGRNGTYLQQYITKGSPKKLEEEDRRVLAQFLGVDERDLGAPKDNSYDSRGRNAAWVDVPRLDIDASAGPGAVNAEEVPFDAFRFSRKWLAEQGLDGSQLSAIRVVGDSMEPLLREGDEVLVDRREQPFRDGVHVVRLDDSLLVKRVASKGNGRFSLLSQNLAYPPIEVGAEEFAIIGRVVWKSGRV; encoded by the coding sequence ATGGATGCACGCGAAACACTGGTCGAGGCGGCCAAGGCGAGGGGAAGCTCGCTGGCCGCGCTTTCGCGCATGATCGGGCGGAATGGCACCTATCTTCAGCAGTATATCACCAAGGGTAGCCCGAAGAAGCTGGAGGAGGAAGACCGCCGCGTGCTGGCGCAGTTCCTCGGTGTGGATGAGCGCGATCTGGGTGCGCCAAAGGATAATTCCTACGATTCGCGCGGGCGCAATGCTGCCTGGGTGGATGTGCCGCGCCTCGATATCGATGCTTCCGCCGGACCCGGCGCGGTGAATGCCGAGGAAGTGCCCTTCGACGCGTTCCGCTTCTCGCGCAAATGGCTGGCCGAGCAAGGGCTCGACGGCTCCCAGCTTTCCGCCATCCGCGTGGTCGGCGATTCGATGGAGCCGCTCTTGCGCGAGGGCGACGAAGTATTGGTCGACCGGCGCGAACAGCCCTTCCGCGACGGAGTGCATGTGGTGCGCCTTGATGACAGCCTGCTGGTGAAGCGCGTCGCCAGCAAGGGCAATGGCCGCTTCTCGCTGCTCAGCCAGAACCTCGCCTATCCGCCCATCGAGGTAGGCGCGGAAGAGTTTGCCATCATCGGCCGCGTCGTCTGGAAGAGTGGGCGGGTGTGA